In one window of Streptomyces sp. FXJ1.172 DNA:
- a CDS encoding HAD-IC family P-type ATPase, whose protein sequence is MTHIDAGAELDPVHPVALPASRPAGLSAAEVAERVARGQVNDVPVRSSRSLGEIVRANVFTRFNAIIGVLWVIMLFAAPVQDSLFGFVILANTGIGIVQEWRAKQTLDSLAVIGEARPTVRRAGTAVEIATGEIVLGDLIEIGPGDKIVVDGVCAETDGLEIDESLLTGEADPVVKHPGDPVMSGSFVVAGGGAFTATKVGREAYAVQLAEEASRFTLVHSELRTGISTILKYVTWMMVPAATGLVITQLVVKSNDFKDAVARTVGGIVPMVPEGLVLLTSVAFAIGVIRLGRKQCLVQELPAIEGLARVDTVCLDKTGTLTEGGMDVTQLRTLDGYDEAYVHKVLGALGESDPRPNASLQAIIDAYPDSDEWRCVESLPFSSARKYSGAAFSEGDGETSTWLLGAPDILLAPGAPALADTERLNEQGLRVLLLARASRDLDDPEPAHGARAAALVVLAQRLRPDAADTLRYFAEQDVRARVISGDNAVSVGAVAAELGLEGTAVDARQLPADPAELAQALDSGTVFGRVTPQQKRDMVGALQSRGHTVAMTGDGVNDVLALKDADIGVAMGSGSEATRAVAQIVLLDNSFASLPSVVGEGRRVIGNITRVATLFLVKTVYSVLLAVLVVCWQVEYPFLPRHLTMLSTLTIGVPAFFLALAPNKERAKPHFVRQVMRYSIPGGVMCGVATFATYLIARHHYTGPGQLGAETSAATLTLFLVSMWILAIVARPYTWWRVTLVAAMGVAFVVVLVVPALQSFFALKLVGVTMPWTAVGIAVVAAAALEFLWKWVDRRFPD, encoded by the coding sequence ATGACCCACATAGACGCGGGTGCCGAACTCGATCCCGTGCATCCGGTGGCGCTGCCTGCGTCCAGGCCGGCCGGGCTGTCCGCCGCCGAGGTGGCCGAGCGGGTGGCGCGGGGGCAGGTCAACGACGTCCCGGTGCGCAGCAGCCGGTCGCTCGGGGAGATCGTCCGGGCGAACGTCTTCACCCGGTTCAACGCGATCATCGGCGTGCTCTGGGTGATCATGCTGTTCGCGGCGCCGGTCCAGGACAGCCTGTTCGGCTTCGTGATCCTCGCCAACACCGGGATCGGCATCGTCCAGGAATGGCGGGCCAAGCAGACCCTCGACTCGCTCGCGGTGATCGGCGAGGCCCGGCCGACGGTACGCAGAGCCGGCACGGCCGTCGAGATCGCCACCGGTGAGATCGTGCTCGGCGATCTGATCGAGATCGGGCCCGGGGACAAGATCGTCGTGGACGGGGTGTGCGCCGAGACCGACGGGCTCGAGATCGACGAGTCGCTGCTGACCGGTGAGGCCGACCCCGTCGTCAAACACCCCGGCGACCCGGTCATGTCCGGCAGCTTCGTGGTCGCGGGCGGCGGCGCCTTCACGGCCACCAAGGTCGGCCGCGAGGCCTATGCCGTCCAGCTCGCCGAGGAGGCCTCCCGCTTCACCCTGGTCCACTCCGAGCTGCGCACCGGTATCTCCACGATCCTCAAGTACGTCACCTGGATGATGGTCCCGGCCGCGACCGGCCTCGTCATCACCCAGCTCGTCGTCAAGAGCAACGACTTCAAGGACGCCGTCGCCCGCACGGTCGGCGGCATCGTCCCGATGGTCCCCGAGGGGCTGGTGCTGCTCACCTCCGTCGCCTTCGCGATCGGCGTCATCCGGCTGGGCCGCAAGCAGTGCCTGGTGCAGGAGCTCCCGGCCATCGAGGGGCTGGCCCGCGTCGACACCGTCTGCCTGGACAAGACCGGCACGCTCACCGAGGGCGGCATGGACGTCACGCAGCTCAGGACCCTCGACGGTTACGACGAGGCGTACGTGCACAAGGTCCTCGGCGCGCTCGGCGAGTCCGACCCGCGCCCCAACGCCTCCCTCCAGGCCATCATCGACGCCTACCCCGACAGCGACGAGTGGCGCTGCGTGGAGTCGCTGCCCTTCTCCTCGGCCCGCAAGTACAGCGGGGCCGCGTTCAGCGAGGGCGACGGCGAGACCAGCACCTGGCTGCTGGGCGCCCCGGACATCCTCCTCGCCCCCGGCGCCCCGGCCCTCGCCGACACCGAACGGCTCAACGAGCAGGGGCTGCGGGTCCTGCTGCTGGCCCGCGCGAGCCGCGACCTGGACGACCCCGAGCCGGCCCATGGCGCCCGGGCGGCCGCACTCGTCGTCCTCGCCCAGCGGCTGCGGCCCGACGCGGCGGACACGCTGCGCTACTTCGCCGAGCAGGACGTCCGGGCCAGGGTCATCTCCGGGGACAACGCGGTCTCGGTCGGCGCGGTCGCGGCCGAGCTGGGCCTGGAGGGCACGGCGGTGGACGCGCGGCAGCTGCCCGCCGACCCGGCGGAGCTGGCGCAGGCACTGGATTCCGGGACCGTCTTCGGGCGGGTCACCCCGCAGCAGAAGCGGGACATGGTCGGTGCGCTGCAGTCGCGCGGGCACACGGTCGCGATGACCGGCGACGGAGTGAACGACGTGCTCGCGCTGAAGGACGCCGACATCGGTGTCGCCATGGGCTCGGGCTCGGAGGCCACCCGGGCGGTGGCGCAGATCGTGCTGCTGGACAACAGCTTCGCGAGCCTGCCGTCGGTCGTCGGCGAGGGCCGCCGGGTGATCGGCAACATCACGCGGGTGGCGACGCTGTTCCTGGTGAAGACCGTCTATTCGGTACTGCTGGCGGTCCTGGTGGTGTGCTGGCAGGTCGAATACCCCTTCCTGCCCCGGCACTTGACCATGCTGTCCACGCTCACCATCGGCGTCCCGGCCTTCTTCCTGGCCCTCGCCCCCAACAAGGAGCGCGCGAAACCGCATTTCGTGCGGCAGGTGATGCGGTACTCGATCCCGGGCGGCGTGATGTGCGGGGTGGCGACCTTCGCGACCTACCTGATCGCCCGTCACCACTACACCGGACCTGGGCAGTTGGGTGCCGAGACCAGTGCGGCCACGCTGACGCTGTTCCTGGTCTCCATGTGGATCCTCGCGATCGTCGCCCGCCCCTACACCTGGTGGCGGGTGACGCTCGTGGCCGCGATGGGCGTGGCGTTCGTGGTGGTCCTGGTGGTCCCGGCCCTGCAGAGCTTCTTCGCGCTGAAGCTGGTGGGGGTCACGATGCCGTGGACCGCCGTCGGCATCGCGGTGGTCGCGGCGGCCGCCCTGGAGTTCCTGTGGAAGTGGGTCGACCGCCGCTTTCCCGACTAG
- a CDS encoding DUF2530 domain-containing protein: MAKWTPKHEAPEPLEGPVVATITGGTIVWFVLFLVQLPFYGWFDSHGHLWWLWTCLAGGGLGLIGIWYVRRRDAAIKRAAAPKAAAAG, encoded by the coding sequence ATGGCTAAGTGGACCCCCAAGCACGAGGCGCCGGAGCCCCTGGAGGGCCCCGTGGTCGCCACCATCACCGGCGGCACGATCGTGTGGTTCGTCCTCTTCCTCGTCCAGCTGCCCTTCTACGGCTGGTTCGACAGCCACGGCCATCTGTGGTGGCTGTGGACCTGCCTGGCCGGGGGCGGGCTGGGGCTGATCGGGATCTGGTACGTGCGCAGGCGGGACGCGGCGATCAAGCGGGCGGCCGCGCCGAAGGCGGCGGCGGCCGGATAG